The Delphinus delphis chromosome 10, mDelDel1.2, whole genome shotgun sequence genome includes a region encoding these proteins:
- the LOC132432725 gene encoding histone H2A type 1-C, translating to MSGRGKQGGKARAKAKSRSSRAGLQFPVGRVHRLLRKGNYAERVGAGAPVYLAAVLEYLTAEILELAGNAARDNKKTRIIPRHLQLAIRNDEELNKLLGRVTIAQGGVLPNIQAVLLPKKTESHHKAKGK from the coding sequence ATGTCTGGACGTGGCAAGCAAGGTGGTAAGGCTCGGGCTAAAGCGAAGTCTCGCTCTTCGCGGGCCGGTCTCCAGTTTCCCGTGGGCCGAGTGCATCGCCTACTCCGTAAGGGCAACTACGCTGAGCGGGTCGGGGCTGGCGCGCCGGTGTATTTAGCAGCGGTATTGGAGTACTTGACGGCTGAAATACTGGAGTTGGCTGGTAATGCGGCGCGCGACAACAAGAAGACTCGCATCATCCCACGCCACCTGCAGCTGGCCATCCGCAACGATGAGGAGCTTAACAAACTGTTGGGCCGCGTGACCATCGCTCAGGGCGGGGTCTTGCCGAACATCCAGGCGGTGCTGTTGCCTAAGAAGACCGAGAGCCATCACAAGGCCAAGGGCAAGTGA
- the LOC132432740 gene encoding histone H2B type 1-C/E/F/G/I-like, whose product MPESAKSVPAPKKGSKKAVTKAQKKDGKKRKRSRKESYSVYVYKVLKQVHPDTGISSKAMGIMNSFVNDIFERIAGEASRLAHYNKRSTITSREIQTAVRLLLPGELAKHAVSEGTKAVTKYTSSK is encoded by the coding sequence ATGCCAGAGTCAGCCAAGTCCGTTCCTGCCCCGAAGAAGGGCTCTAAGAAGGCAGTGACCAAGGCGCAGAAGAAGGATGGCAAGAAGCGCAAGCGCAGCCGCAAGGAGAGTTATTCTGTGTACGTGTACAAGGTGCTGAAGCAGGTCCACCCGGACACCGGCATCTCGTCCAAGGCCATGGGCATCATGAACTCGTTCGTCAACGACATCTTCGAGCGCATTGCGGGCGAGGCGTCGCGCCTGGCGCATTATAACAAGCGCTCGACCATCACGTCCAGGGAGATCCAAACGGCCGTGCGCCTGCTGCTGCCCGGGGAGCTGGCCAAGCACGCTGTGTCTGAGGGCACCAAGGCTGTCACCAAGTACACTAGCTCCAAGTAA